One Gimesia aquarii DNA segment encodes these proteins:
- a CDS encoding choice-of-anchor Q domain-containing protein: protein MFRFHWLTSLRNKLRADSTRHIQSERKYARQRSLRVATAFVSRTAAERLEDRTLLTVFTVVNTNDSDTGSLREAIEQANASAGADTISFDASLAGQTIVLTDELLISDDVTIIGLGANQLTISGNNNNRIFNIDDSSTETEVIVELSGLSLINGHSDNGGAILNYENLTITDSILSGNNVAELQYDDSTVNNGGGVHNIRGALTINNSTFTNNSANDGGGVYNRNGTVTVTNSTFSENSATTSRGDGGGIYNYDGNLIVNHSTFSENSATNGAGIHFNSSYVNSGPVPNLVMDITNSTFLKNSATSGGGIYFESPYKNDSHMASVMNSTFSENIVSGNGAGIHFDSGKAFVFNSTFAGNISDRIGGGISNRWTTLTIKNSSFNQNSARLYGGGISNGGFFYYESGGNLSLINSTLSENSSSNNGGALYSSLGIVEIVNSTLSGNSAIFTGGAIYTRRFEGPTAVNIISSTITGNTANYVGGFYTSSTPFSIINSIIAGNPTNDSNPQNSISITHSNSTTSSIIQDSIVGLLDPVLRDNGGPTKTHALLPGSNAINSGDNSAIVDAEIDTDQRGSTFNRIFGGVVDLGAYEVQVFHSQIDLKVVNSKTSTLSNGESNSLPDNLGWIDEWSSYWLEIWISTPSTTDLEILSAAFNMSYNTSITTATSIEYGAAFTLNQSGTINDVTGTIQNLSAETGLSDVGDDQHVLFARIRFESTSDDAVNLDLQGRNLNPQSPEFLIGQSEIVFTGSSPIEEAYGPSPETLIYANPYDLNDDDAINFRDLMLFASVYNTIPSESSSDYSWFADLNQSDRVNFKDLVLFASNYGKRKLDHPTIVYPQNFPHAWNNQLLVDTTQGEPQLAPETLSQSTADTALNNVVEHVSPQLNPSQNETLEQIDIQVVDLEGNTLGRAVSGTIYIDANAAGYGWFVDATPGDNSEFQVESQLSLIALPETDAAGHVDLWSVIMHELGHLLGYEHEDTGLMQDTLPPGVRRLPDWELNIDLGNNSLPEEADSFFLTIQDQTNLVPF from the coding sequence ATGTTTCGATTTCACTGGCTTACCTCTTTACGGAACAAGCTACGCGCGGACTCTACGAGACACATTCAATCTGAGCGAAAATATGCGCGGCAAAGAAGTTTACGAGTAGCAACTGCTTTCGTTTCCCGAACTGCTGCAGAAAGGTTAGAAGACCGTACCCTACTGACGGTATTCACGGTTGTGAATACCAACGACTCCGATACCGGTAGTCTCAGAGAAGCAATCGAACAAGCCAATGCTAGCGCGGGTGCAGACACCATTTCTTTCGATGCCAGTCTCGCCGGTCAGACAATTGTTCTCACGGATGAACTTTTGATTTCCGATGACGTGACCATCATAGGACTCGGTGCAAACCAACTCACAATTAGTGGGAACAACAATAATCGCATATTTAATATCGATGACTCAAGCACTGAAACAGAAGTTATCGTCGAATTGAGTGGACTCTCACTCATAAATGGCCATTCAGATAATGGTGGAGCCATACTCAATTATGAAAACCTCACTATTACAGATAGTATTCTGTCTGGGAACAATGTAGCAGAACTACAATATGATGACAGCACTGTAAATAATGGAGGTGGCGTTCATAATATTCGAGGTGCTTTGACAATCAACAACTCCACATTTACTAATAACTCAGCAAATGATGGTGGTGGAGTTTATAATCGTAACGGCACCGTAACCGTGACGAACAGCACGTTCTCAGAAAATTCAGCGACAACGTCTAGAGGTGATGGAGGCGGAATCTATAATTATGATGGCAATTTAATTGTGAATCATTCTACGTTTTCAGAAAACTCAGCGACGAATGGTGCTGGAATTCACTTCAATAGCAGCTATGTCAACAGTGGCCCTGTTCCTAATTTAGTAATGGATATCACAAACAGCACTTTTTTGAAAAACTCAGCGACAAGCGGTGGCGGAATCTATTTTGAGTCACCTTATAAAAACGATAGTCATATGGCATCTGTGATGAACAGTACGTTTTCAGAAAATATTGTAAGTGGCAACGGTGCAGGAATACACTTTGATAGCGGAAAGGCATTTGTGTTTAACAGCACATTTGCAGGAAATATCTCTGATCGAATAGGGGGAGGAATTTCAAACCGTTGGACAACGCTGACGATTAAGAATAGTTCGTTTAATCAAAACTCCGCGAGACTGTATGGTGGTGGAATCAGTAACGGTGGCTTTTTCTATTATGAAAGTGGGGGAAACCTTTCCCTTATTAACAGTACGCTTTCAGAAAATAGTTCCAGCAACAATGGCGGTGCTCTCTATAGCAGTCTTGGAATTGTCGAAATTGTAAACAGTACACTTTCAGGTAACAGTGCTATTTTTACCGGTGGTGCCATCTACACACGCCGATTTGAAGGGCCAACAGCAGTCAATATCATAAGTAGTACAATCACTGGAAATACTGCGAACTATGTAGGAGGATTCTATACTAGCTCTACACCATTTAGCATCATTAATAGCATCATCGCTGGTAATCCTACAAATGACTCCAATCCTCAAAACTCTATAAGTATAACTCATTCTAATAGCACTACTAGTAGCATCATCCAAGATAGTATCGTAGGATTGCTTGATCCTGTTCTGAGAGACAACGGAGGACCTACCAAAACCCATGCGTTACTGCCTGGCAGTAACGCCATTAATTCCGGTGATAATTCAGCAATCGTCGACGCTGAAATCGATACCGATCAACGAGGCTCTACTTTTAATCGTATTTTTGGAGGAGTCGTTGATTTAGGAGCATACGAAGTACAGGTTTTTCATAGCCAGATCGATTTGAAAGTCGTCAATTCCAAGACATCCACATTGAGTAATGGAGAATCGAACTCGCTCCCGGATAATCTTGGTTGGATTGATGAATGGAGTAGCTACTGGTTAGAAATCTGGATTAGCACACCGTCTACGACAGATTTAGAAATTCTGTCAGCTGCATTCAACATGAGTTACAACACCTCGATTACTACAGCCACCAGTATCGAATATGGCGCTGCCTTCACATTAAACCAATCGGGAACAATCAATGATGTGACGGGAACTATTCAAAACTTATCAGCGGAGACAGGCCTGTCTGATGTAGGGGATGATCAACATGTACTCTTTGCCCGTATCCGCTTTGAGTCAACCTCTGACGATGCGGTCAACCTAGATCTGCAAGGGCGAAACCTGAATCCTCAAAGCCCTGAATTTTTGATCGGACAATCAGAGATCGTTTTTACCGGAAGCTCTCCCATAGAAGAGGCTTATGGCCCTTCACCAGAAACATTAATCTACGCAAACCCTTATGATTTGAACGATGACGATGCAATTAATTTCCGAGATCTGATGTTATTCGCCAGTGTCTACAATACGATTCCCAGTGAATCGAGTTCAGATTATTCCTGGTTTGCTGATCTGAATCAAAGTGATCGAGTTAACTTTAAAGATTTGGTCTTATTTGCCAGTAACTACGGTAAAAGAAAACTTGATCATCCAACGATCGTCTATCCTCAGAATTTTCCTCATGCCTGGAACAATCAACTGCTGGTCGATACCACTCAGGGTGAGCCACAGTTGGCACCCGAGACTCTCTCACAATCAACGGCAGACACCGCACTGAATAATGTGGTCGAACATGTCAGTCCTCAGCTTAACCCCAGCCAGAATGAAACGCTGGAGCAAATTGACATTCAGGTCGTTGACCTCGAAGGCAATACTCTGGGCCGCGCTGTTTCCGGTACGATTTATATCGACGCCAACGCCGCGGGATACGGCTGGTTTGTGGACGCGACGCCTGGTGACAATAGCGAGTTCCAAGTAGAAAGTCAGTTATCACTCATCGCCCTGCCCGAAACTGATGCCGCGGGACACGTTGATCTCTGGTCGGTCATCATGCACGAACTCGGCCATCTGTTGGGATACGAACATGAAGACACAGGGCTGATGCAAGACACCCTGCCTCCCGGAGTGCGCAGGCTTCCTGATTGGGAATTGAACATCGATCTGGGAAACAACTCCCTGCCCGAAGAGGCAGACTCCTTCTTTCTGACTATCCAGGATCAAACAAATTTAGTCCCCTTTTAA